From Bradyrhizobium symbiodeficiens, the proteins below share one genomic window:
- a CDS encoding molybdopterin-dependent oxidoreductase translates to MSFEVNGKPFAQAPRAGQCLRTFLRELGHFGVKKGCDAGDCGACTVLLDGEPVHSCLIPAFRAEGRSVTTIEGLGGDHGTHPMQQAFLDAQGFQCGFCTAGMILTCASLNQAQRTDLGAALKGNICRCTGYRAIEDALLGKTNVEASVEAGAAFGRSLPAPAGPDIVRGNARYTFDTAMDGLLHVKLVRSPHAHARIVAIDKSHALRVPGVHAVLTHEDAPSMLISTARHEMDWMDPEDTRVLDDVVRFIGQRVAAIVAESEAAAEEACRRIEVDYEILPALIDPEQAMAPGAPIIHPDRTTANRIADAQRNLAAETHGEYGDVAAALATSAVTYEGTFHSHRVQHAALETHGGLAWLDEAGVLNVRTSTQVPFLTRRALADIFELPPDKVRVFCERVGGGFGGKQEMFVEDILALAALKTGRPVKLELTREEQFIATSTRHPMRVHIKAGADANGKLTALQLDVLSNTGAYGNHAGPVMFHSLSESIAVYNCPNKRVDGYAVYTNTVPAGAFRGYGLPQTLIAIEAAIDELGKQLGINPFEMRRRNIVRDGDPMLSPPPSEFHDVLYGSYGLDQCLDLVERAMQADGPQPDLSPDWLIGDGVALTMIDTVPPAGHLADATIALRNDGGFDLTVGTAEFGNGTSTVHRQIAATTLATTVDRIRLRQSDTAHGGHDTGAYGSAGMFVAGKATHAASMQLAAELKAAAASTWLCDVQGCVLEDNAVVSGVRRMPFAELVKLARERGQPFAGSGNSAGTPRSVGFNVQGFRIAVNKATGELRILRSVHAADAGVVANPMQCRGQVEGGVAQALGAALYEEMVIDAEGRVTNPKFRDYHLPSFADVPRTDVFFAETSDTIGPLGAKSMSESPYNPVAAALGNAIANATGIRFTAPPFKPDRLFPALHAKFGD, encoded by the coding sequence ATGAGTTTCGAGGTTAACGGCAAGCCGTTTGCGCAGGCGCCGCGCGCCGGCCAGTGCCTGCGCACGTTCCTGCGCGAGCTCGGCCATTTCGGCGTGAAGAAAGGCTGCGACGCCGGCGACTGCGGCGCCTGCACCGTGCTGCTCGACGGCGAGCCGGTGCACAGCTGCCTGATCCCGGCGTTCCGGGCCGAGGGACGCAGCGTGACCACGATCGAAGGTCTGGGCGGAGACCACGGCACGCATCCGATGCAGCAGGCCTTCCTCGACGCGCAGGGCTTTCAATGCGGCTTCTGCACCGCCGGCATGATCCTGACCTGCGCCTCGCTGAACCAGGCGCAGCGCACCGATCTCGGCGCGGCGCTGAAGGGCAATATCTGCCGCTGCACCGGCTATCGCGCGATCGAGGATGCATTGCTGGGCAAGACCAATGTCGAGGCCAGCGTCGAGGCCGGCGCTGCCTTCGGCCGCAGCCTGCCGGCACCCGCAGGCCCCGATATCGTGCGCGGCAATGCGCGCTACACCTTCGACACCGCCATGGATGGCCTGCTTCACGTCAAGCTGGTGCGTTCGCCTCATGCGCACGCCAGGATCGTCGCGATCGACAAGTCGCACGCCCTTCGCGTTCCCGGCGTGCACGCGGTGCTGACGCATGAAGACGCACCTTCGATGCTGATCTCGACCGCGCGGCACGAGATGGACTGGATGGACCCCGAGGACACCCGCGTTCTCGACGACGTCGTCCGCTTCATCGGCCAGAGAGTTGCCGCAATCGTCGCCGAGAGCGAAGCCGCCGCCGAGGAGGCGTGCCGGCGGATCGAGGTCGACTATGAGATCCTGCCTGCGCTGATCGATCCGGAGCAGGCGATGGCGCCCGGCGCGCCCATCATCCATCCCGACCGCACCACCGCGAACCGCATCGCCGACGCTCAGCGTAACCTCGCCGCGGAGACGCATGGCGAGTACGGCGATGTCGCAGCGGCGCTCGCAACGTCTGCCGTCACCTACGAGGGCACCTTCCACAGTCATCGCGTCCAGCACGCGGCGCTGGAGACCCATGGCGGCCTCGCCTGGCTCGATGAAGCGGGCGTGCTCAATGTCCGCACCTCGACCCAGGTGCCGTTCCTGACCCGGCGCGCGCTGGCTGATATCTTCGAGCTTCCTCCCGACAAAGTTCGCGTGTTCTGCGAGCGTGTCGGCGGCGGGTTTGGCGGCAAGCAGGAGATGTTCGTCGAGGACATCCTGGCGCTCGCTGCGCTCAAGACGGGTCGTCCGGTGAAGCTGGAGCTCACCCGTGAGGAGCAATTCATCGCGACCTCGACGCGGCACCCGATGCGGGTCCACATAAAGGCCGGAGCGGATGCCAACGGCAAGCTCACCGCGCTCCAGCTCGACGTGCTCTCCAACACCGGCGCCTACGGCAATCACGCCGGCCCGGTGATGTTCCATTCGCTGTCCGAGTCCATCGCCGTCTACAATTGCCCGAACAAGCGGGTCGACGGTTACGCCGTCTACACCAACACGGTGCCGGCGGGCGCGTTTCGCGGCTATGGTCTGCCGCAGACGCTGATCGCAATCGAGGCCGCGATCGACGAGCTGGGCAAGCAACTCGGCATCAACCCCTTCGAGATGCGCCGGCGCAACATCGTCAGGGACGGCGATCCCATGCTGTCGCCGCCGCCGTCCGAATTTCACGACGTGCTCTACGGCTCCTACGGGCTCGACCAATGCCTCGACCTCGTCGAACGCGCGATGCAGGCTGATGGCCCGCAGCCGGACCTGTCGCCGGACTGGCTGATCGGCGACGGTGTCGCGCTGACCATGATCGACACAGTGCCGCCGGCGGGCCACCTCGCCGACGCGACGATCGCGCTGCGCAACGACGGAGGTTTCGATCTCACCGTCGGCACCGCTGAATTCGGCAACGGCACCAGCACGGTGCACCGGCAGATCGCCGCGACCACGCTGGCGACCACCGTCGACAGGATCCGCCTGCGCCAGTCCGACACGGCCCATGGCGGCCACGACACCGGCGCCTATGGCAGCGCGGGCATGTTCGTCGCCGGCAAGGCGACGCATGCGGCTTCCATGCAGCTTGCGGCCGAATTGAAAGCGGCCGCCGCCAGCACGTGGCTCTGTGACGTCCAGGGTTGCGTGCTCGAGGACAACGCCGTCGTCAGCGGCGTCCGGCGCATGCCGTTTGCGGAACTGGTGAAGCTCGCCCGCGAACGCGGGCAGCCGTTCGCAGGCAGCGGCAACTCTGCGGGCACGCCGCGTTCGGTCGGCTTCAACGTCCAGGGTTTTCGTATCGCCGTGAACAAGGCCACCGGCGAGCTCAGGATACTCCGGAGCGTCCACGCCGCGGACGCAGGCGTCGTCGCCAATCCCATGCAGTGCCGCGGTCAGGTCGAAGGCGGTGTTGCGCAGGCGCTTGGTGCTGCGCTCTACGAGGAGATGGTGATCGACGCCGAGGGGCGCGTCACCAACCCGAAATTCCGCGACTACCACCTGCCCTCCTTCGCCGACGTGCCGCGCACCGACGTGTTCTTCGCCGAGACGTCCGACACGATCGGGCCGCTAGGGGCGAAGTCGATGAGCGAGAGCCCGTACAATCCGGTCGCGGCCGCGCTCGGCAATGCGATCGCGAATGCCACCGGCATCCGCTTCACCGCGCCGCCGTTCAAGCCGGACCGGCTGTTTCCGGCGCTGCACGCGAAGTTCGGGGACTAG
- the uraD gene encoding 2-oxo-4-hydroxy-4-carboxy-5-ureidoimidazoline decarboxylase: MSQISLSDLNAAAKADFVAVLANVVEYSPWIAEQLAGKRPFAGVNQLHAALMAAIQSAEPDVQLALLRAHPDLANKTQRAAGLTEESTEEQNSAGLDRLSEAEYAAFERVNNAYREKFGFPYIVCVRRHTRDSVLNDFETRLRNIAKTETRRAIEEIGRISALRLDQLVAAEDKLKVHGRLSTHVLDNQIGKPAPGIPIELVELASLGESRVIARAVTNADGRTDQPLIGGRPLPIGRYELKFSVAKYYTERNVQLTDPPFLDEIPLRFAVSEPEGHYHVPLLVTPWSYSTYRGS, translated from the coding sequence ATGTCGCAAATTTCGCTGTCTGACCTCAACGCCGCCGCCAAGGCCGACTTCGTCGCGGTGCTCGCCAATGTCGTCGAATATTCCCCGTGGATCGCCGAGCAGCTCGCCGGCAAGCGGCCGTTCGCCGGCGTCAACCAGCTGCACGCCGCGCTGATGGCGGCGATCCAGAGCGCCGAACCCGACGTGCAGCTGGCGCTGCTCCGGGCGCATCCCGACCTCGCCAACAAGACCCAGCGTGCGGCGGGCCTCACCGAGGAATCGACCGAGGAGCAGAACAGCGCCGGCCTCGACCGGCTGTCGGAGGCCGAATACGCCGCATTCGAGCGCGTCAACAACGCCTACCGCGAAAAATTCGGCTTCCCCTATATCGTTTGCGTGCGGCGTCACACCAGGGATTCCGTGCTGAACGACTTCGAGACACGGTTGCGCAATATCGCCAAGACCGAGACGCGCCGTGCGATCGAGGAGATCGGCCGCATCTCCGCGTTGCGGCTCGATCAGCTCGTTGCCGCCGAGGACAAGCTGAAGGTGCACGGCCGGCTTTCGACCCATGTGCTGGACAATCAGATTGGCAAACCGGCGCCGGGGATTCCGATTGAGCTCGTTGAGCTCGCAAGCCTCGGTGAGAGCCGTGTGATCGCGCGCGCGGTCACCAACGCCGACGGTCGCACCGATCAGCCGTTGATCGGTGGTCGTCCGCTTCCGATCGGCCGCTACGAGCTCAAATTCAGCGTTGCCAAATACTACACCGAGCGCAACGTGCAGCTCACGGACCCGCCATTCCTCGACGAGATCCCGCTGCGCTTCGCCGTCAGCGAGCCGGAGGGGCACTACCACGTGCCGCTATTGGTCACGCCCTGGAGCTATTCGACCTATCGCGGCAGCTAG
- the puuE gene encoding allantoinase PuuE has product MADTRYPRDLRGYGRNPPHPEWPGHARVAVQFVVNFEEGGENNILHGDRASEAFLSDVLGAQPWPGQRHANMESMFEYGSRAGFWRLWRMFTARNWPTTVFGVATALKRNPEIVAAMKEADWDIASHSLKWIEHKDMTEAQERAEIAESIRVHTEATGSRPLGWYTGRSSINTNRLLMEEGGFLYLCDSYADDLPYWIKGANGKQLVIPYTLDANDMRFINPQGFAEGEQFFTYLKDAFDVLYAEGEIAPKMMSVGLHCRLAGRPGRAAGLMRFLDYIGKHERVWVPTRLQIAQHWHDKHAHLAASAFEIG; this is encoded by the coding sequence GTGGCTGACACACGCTACCCGCGCGATCTCCGCGGTTACGGCCGCAACCCGCCGCACCCCGAGTGGCCCGGCCATGCGCGGGTCGCGGTGCAGTTCGTGGTCAATTTCGAGGAGGGCGGCGAGAACAACATCCTGCACGGCGATCGCGCCTCGGAAGCGTTCCTGTCCGACGTGCTCGGCGCCCAGCCCTGGCCCGGCCAGCGTCATGCCAATATGGAGTCGATGTTCGAATATGGTTCGCGCGCCGGCTTCTGGCGGCTGTGGCGGATGTTCACCGCGCGCAACTGGCCGACCACGGTGTTCGGTGTCGCCACCGCGCTGAAGCGCAATCCTGAAATCGTCGCTGCGATGAAGGAGGCGGATTGGGACATCGCGAGCCACAGCCTGAAATGGATCGAGCACAAGGACATGACCGAGGCGCAGGAGCGCGCCGAGATCGCCGAGTCGATCCGCGTCCACACCGAGGCCACCGGATCGCGGCCGCTCGGCTGGTACACCGGTCGCTCCTCGATCAACACCAACCGTCTGCTGATGGAGGAGGGCGGCTTCCTCTATCTCTGCGACTCCTATGCCGACGATCTGCCCTATTGGATCAAGGGCGCGAATGGCAAGCAGCTCGTCATTCCCTATACGCTCGATGCCAACGACATGCGCTTCATCAACCCGCAAGGCTTTGCCGAGGGCGAGCAATTCTTCACCTATCTGAAGGACGCCTTCGATGTGCTCTACGCCGAAGGCGAGATCGCGCCGAAGATGATGTCGGTCGGCCTGCACTGCCGTCTCGCCGGCCGGCCCGGCCGCGCCGCGGGGCTGATGCGCTTCCTGGATTATATCGGCAAGCACGAGCGCGTCTGGGTGCCGACGCGGCTGCAGATCGCGCAGCACTGGCACGACAAACACGCGCATCTTGCCGCCAGCGCATTCGAGATCGGTTGA
- a CDS encoding DUF3830 family protein — MSKLVIRAGDFTFDARFEEQAAPKTVAAFRKALPFESHIIHVRWSGEGVWMPLGDLDFGVGYENHTSYPAPGQIILYPGGISETEILMAYGGVHFASKMGQLAGNHFITLTSGLENLATLGKSVLWKGALPIRFEEV, encoded by the coding sequence ATGAGCAAACTCGTTATCCGTGCCGGCGATTTCACCTTCGATGCCCGCTTCGAGGAGCAAGCGGCACCCAAGACCGTCGCCGCCTTCCGCAAGGCACTGCCGTTCGAAAGCCACATCATCCATGTGCGCTGGAGCGGCGAGGGCGTGTGGATGCCGCTCGGCGATCTCGATTTCGGCGTCGGCTACGAGAACCACACCAGCTACCCCGCGCCGGGCCAGATCATCCTCTATCCCGGCGGCATCAGCGAGACCGAGATCCTGATGGCCTATGGCGGCGTGCATTTTGCCAGCAAGATGGGCCAGCTCGCCGGCAATCACTTCATCACGCTGACCTCGGGCCTGGAGAACCTGGCGACGCTGGGCAAGAGCGTGCTGTGGAAGGGCGCGCTGCCGATCCGCTTCGAGGAAGTTTGA
- a CDS encoding DUF2798 domain-containing protein has translation MIVVRKLPARYAPIVMPFVLSILMTAVVSVISTLRSLGATPAFLATWPGAWALSWLVAFPTLLVVLPMVRRIVTLVVAAPPQPGR, from the coding sequence ATGATTGTGGTTCGCAAACTGCCGGCGCGCTATGCGCCGATCGTGATGCCGTTCGTGCTGTCCATCCTCATGACGGCCGTGGTGTCGGTCATTTCGACGCTTCGGAGCTTAGGGGCGACGCCGGCGTTCCTCGCGACCTGGCCGGGCGCCTGGGCGCTGTCCTGGCTGGTCGCCTTTCCGACGCTGCTGGTGGTTCTGCCGATGGTGCGGCGGATCGTGACGCTCGTCGTCGCGGCCCCGCCTCAACCAGGCCGATAG
- a CDS encoding chloride channel protein, which produces MFLRLRHFADRKGSSRTMVRLRALLRSNEFYLIPLSLVIGTLAGAVVTLMAHIAQFAHVVIYGIPVDVHLSAHASVSPWAALIAPALGGLLLGIMEWSRRRMKISNAVDPIEANALRGGNLSMRDSVIVSSQTLISNGCGASVGLEAGYTQIGSGIASLFGKFFNLRRNDLRLMVGCGAAAAIAAAFGAPITGAFYACELIVGVYSVGSAAPILAASLAGALTAQWLGGAPYSLEIPKVSAVGVEQYLALIGLALITSGVGIAVMRSSPMFERLFAWLPVWLRPVAGGLIVGGFAIITPQVLAAGHGAMVLDLFHDMTIGLIALIIALKVTACLISLASGFRGGLFFASLFVGSLIGKFFAAVLLLVSPNFAIDPLVAMLTGMATLGVAIVGGPLTMSFLVLEMTRNVDVTAVVLAGCIVTSICVRFMFGHSFSTWRLHLRGETIRSANDVGWLRNLTVERLMRSDVGKVPSTTTIAAVRREFVLGSRPGIVIVNNSDEYVGLVMLPDLFSSDLDTIADEIQVIELARLIDIVLIPEMNVKSAMAVFDEAEAEMLAVVDSTDSRKVVGFLTETFARRRYVEEIDKATRGVLGALS; this is translated from the coding sequence GTGTTCCTACGGCTCAGGCATTTCGCTGATCGCAAAGGATCCAGCCGCACCATGGTTCGGTTGCGCGCCCTGTTGCGCAGCAACGAATTCTACCTGATCCCGCTTTCACTGGTGATCGGCACGCTGGCGGGCGCGGTGGTCACGCTGATGGCGCACATCGCCCAGTTTGCGCATGTGGTGATCTATGGGATTCCTGTCGACGTCCATTTGTCGGCTCACGCGAGCGTTAGCCCCTGGGCCGCGCTGATCGCGCCTGCGCTCGGCGGGCTTCTGCTCGGCATCATGGAGTGGTCGCGGCGCCGCATGAAGATTTCAAACGCGGTCGACCCGATCGAGGCCAACGCGCTGCGCGGCGGCAATCTGTCGATGCGCGACAGCGTCATCGTGTCGAGCCAGACGCTGATCTCCAACGGCTGCGGCGCCTCGGTCGGCCTCGAAGCGGGCTATACCCAAATCGGCTCCGGGATCGCCTCGCTGTTCGGCAAGTTCTTCAATCTGCGCCGCAACGATCTGCGCCTGATGGTCGGCTGCGGCGCTGCGGCTGCGATCGCGGCGGCGTTCGGCGCGCCGATCACCGGCGCCTTCTATGCCTGTGAGTTGATCGTCGGCGTCTATTCGGTCGGCAGCGCGGCCCCGATCCTGGCAGCCTCGCTGGCCGGCGCCTTGACCGCGCAATGGCTCGGGGGCGCGCCATACTCGCTGGAGATCCCCAAGGTCAGCGCCGTCGGCGTCGAGCAATATCTGGCGCTGATCGGGCTTGCGCTCATCACCAGCGGCGTCGGCATCGCCGTGATGCGCTCCTCGCCGATGTTCGAGCGCCTGTTCGCCTGGCTGCCGGTCTGGCTCCGCCCGGTGGCCGGGGGTCTCATCGTCGGCGGCTTTGCCATCATTACCCCGCAGGTGCTGGCGGCCGGCCATGGCGCCATGGTGCTCGATCTGTTTCACGACATGACGATCGGCCTGATCGCGCTGATCATCGCCCTGAAGGTGACGGCCTGCCTGATCTCGCTCGCCTCGGGCTTCCGCGGCGGCCTGTTCTTCGCATCGCTGTTCGTCGGCAGCCTGATCGGCAAGTTCTTTGCCGCGGTGCTGCTCCTGGTCAGCCCGAACTTCGCCATCGATCCGCTGGTCGCGATGCTGACGGGCATGGCGACGCTCGGTGTCGCCATCGTCGGCGGCCCCCTGACCATGTCGTTCCTGGTGCTCGAGATGACCCGCAACGTCGACGTCACCGCCGTGGTGCTCGCCGGCTGCATCGTCACCTCGATCTGCGTCCGCTTCATGTTCGGCCATTCCTTCTCGACCTGGCGCCTGCATCTGCGCGGCGAGACCATCCGCAGCGCCAACGACGTAGGCTGGCTGCGCAATCTCACCGTCGAGCGGCTGATGCGCTCCGACGTCGGCAAGGTGCCCTCGACCACGACGATCGCCGCGGTGCGCCGCGAGTTCGTGCTGGGATCGCGGCCCGGTATCGTCATCGTCAACAATTCCGACGAATATGTCGGTCTCGTCATGCTGCCCGATTTGTTCTCCAGCGATCTCGACACCATCGCCGACGAGATCCAGGTGATCGAGCTCGCCCGCCTGATCGACATCGTGCTGATCCCGGAAATGAACGTGAAGTCGGCGATGGCGGTGTTCGACGAGGCCGAAGCCGAGATGCTGGCGGTGGTCGATTCCACCGACAGCCGCAAGGTGGTCGGCTTCCTCACCGAGACCTTTGCCCGCCGCCGCTATGTCGAAGAGATCGACAAGGCGACGCGCGGGGTGTTGGGAGCGTTGTCGTAG
- a CDS encoding class II aldolase/adducin family protein codes for MSMTADEPAKRQAIIDACRRMNALGINQGTSGNISVRHVDGLLVTPTSVPYEAMTPDQIVFMTMDGAHAPDQKPSSEWRFHRDILKSRDDVNAVVHAHPTYCTILAIMGMEIPPVHYMIAAAGGDSIRCAPYATFGTVELSEHAVRALEGRFACLLDHHGMIATGKTLDKAMWLAVEVETLARQYHGCLQIGQPPLLASAEIERVRKRMAGYGLSEG; via the coding sequence ATGTCGATGACAGCGGACGAGCCCGCCAAGAGACAGGCCATCATCGACGCCTGCCGGCGCATGAACGCGCTCGGCATCAACCAGGGCACCTCGGGCAATATCTCCGTCCGGCATGTGGACGGGCTCCTGGTCACGCCGACCAGCGTGCCCTATGAGGCCATGACGCCGGACCAGATCGTCTTCATGACCATGGACGGCGCGCACGCGCCCGATCAGAAGCCGTCGAGCGAATGGCGCTTCCATCGCGACATCCTGAAGTCGCGGGATGACGTCAACGCCGTCGTGCATGCGCATCCGACCTATTGCACCATCCTGGCGATCATGGGCATGGAGATTCCGCCGGTTCACTACATGATCGCGGCGGCCGGCGGCGACAGCATCCGCTGCGCGCCCTATGCGACGTTCGGGACCGTGGAGCTGTCCGAACATGCGGTGCGGGCGCTGGAGGGGCGGTTTGCCTGCCTGCTCGACCATCACGGCATGATCGCGACCGGCAAGACGCTGGACAAGGCGATGTGGCTCGCCGTCGAGGTCGAAACGCTGGCGCGGCAATATCATGGCTGCCTCCAGATCGGACAACCGCCGCTGCTCGCCAGCGCCGAGATCGAGCGGGTCCGCAAGCGCATGGCCGGCTACGGCCTGTCGGAAGGGTAG
- a CDS encoding MarC family protein gives MLDFALSAFVTLLLVVDPVGLAPAFLAATTGMPDKVKRTVALRAPLIAASILVVIALAGNWLLRQLGIGIPAFQIAGGLLLFGVSYQMIFGDRPHREAREADKATSEHASDVAVFPLAIPMTAGPGAIATTLLLSGDAGYGARLAVIIAVVLSVCLLCMLCFVSAQLIAKTLGRTGNAVLSRVLGMLLAAYSVQFVINGIAAVRTSLS, from the coding sequence ATGCTCGATTTCGCCCTGTCCGCTTTCGTCACGCTGCTGCTGGTGGTCGATCCGGTCGGCCTTGCGCCGGCCTTCCTGGCCGCGACCACCGGCATGCCCGACAAGGTCAAACGGACCGTCGCGTTGCGCGCGCCGTTGATCGCCGCCTCGATCCTGGTGGTGATCGCGCTGGCCGGAAACTGGCTGCTGCGCCAGCTCGGGATCGGCATCCCCGCCTTCCAGATCGCCGGCGGGCTGCTGCTGTTCGGCGTGTCCTACCAGATGATCTTCGGCGATCGTCCGCATCGCGAGGCCCGCGAGGCCGACAAGGCGACATCCGAGCACGCCTCCGACGTCGCGGTGTTTCCCCTGGCCATCCCCATGACGGCCGGCCCCGGCGCGATTGCGACCACGCTGCTGCTTTCGGGCGATGCCGGCTATGGGGCGAGGCTCGCGGTGATCATCGCGGTCGTCCTCTCGGTCTGCCTGCTCTGCATGCTGTGTTTCGTTTCGGCGCAGCTGATCGCCAAGACCCTCGGGCGCACCGGAAATGCCGTGCTCTCGCGCGTCCTCGGCATGCTGCTCGCGGCCTATTCCGTGCAGTTCGTGATCAACGGGATTGCGGCCGTCCGGACCAGCCTGTCATAG
- a CDS encoding ferritin-like domain-containing protein gives MAKAKKRTTKKTATRRPRQAPKMLSDLFHETLKDIYFAENKIIKTLPKMAKAANSKELAAAFNKHLRETQGQVKRLDQIFKMLGKPARGKPCEAINGITDEGAEIMKDFKGAPALDAGLLAAAQAVEHYEISRYGTLRTWAEELGMQDAARLLQATLDEEEATDHTLTELATSVINLEAEQEYRDAA, from the coding sequence ATGGCTAAAGCAAAGAAGCGCACGACCAAGAAGACCGCGACCCGCCGACCGCGTCAGGCGCCGAAGATGCTCAGCGACCTGTTTCACGAGACGCTGAAGGACATCTATTTCGCCGAGAACAAGATCATCAAGACCCTGCCGAAAATGGCAAAGGCCGCGAACTCCAAGGAGCTCGCAGCGGCCTTCAACAAGCACCTGCGCGAGACCCAGGGCCAGGTCAAGCGGCTCGACCAGATCTTCAAGATGCTGGGCAAGCCGGCGCGCGGCAAGCCCTGCGAGGCGATCAACGGCATCACCGACGAGGGCGCCGAGATCATGAAGGACTTCAAGGGCGCCCCGGCGCTCGATGCGGGCCTGCTCGCGGCCGCGCAGGCGGTGGAGCATTACGAGATCTCCCGCTATGGCACCTTGCGCACCTGGGCCGAGGAGCTCGGCATGCAGGACGCAGCACGGCTGCTTCAGGCGACGCTGGACGAGGAAGAGGCGACCGACCATACGCTGACCGAGCTTGCGACGTCCGTGATCAACCTCGAAGCGGAACAAGAGTATCGCGACGCGGCCTGA
- a CDS encoding Hsp20/alpha crystallin family protein yields MQPKNPLDWMLSEALDQLTRADRLRQQFGRQEACWEPPIDVLETEHELLILVALPGVNPDNVETVIHDGVLVVSGQRTLPPELRKARIHRLELPQGRFERRIALPVGRYAISRFVMDGCVALRLAKS; encoded by the coding sequence ATGCAACCGAAGAATCCCCTCGACTGGATGCTGTCCGAAGCCCTGGACCAGCTGACGCGCGCCGACCGGCTGCGCCAGCAGTTCGGCCGTCAGGAAGCCTGCTGGGAGCCGCCGATCGACGTGCTCGAAACCGAGCATGAGCTGCTGATCCTGGTCGCGCTTCCCGGCGTCAATCCCGACAATGTCGAGACGGTCATTCATGACGGTGTGCTCGTCGTTTCCGGCCAGCGCACGCTTCCGCCGGAGCTTCGCAAGGCCCGCATCCACCGGCTCGAACTGCCGCAGGGCCGCTTCGAGCGTCGCATCGCGCTTCCCGTCGGCCGCTACGCCATCAGCCGCTTCGTGATGGACGGCTGCGTCGCGCTGCGTCTCGCCAAATCCTGA